In a genomic window of Vairimorpha necatrix chromosome 12, complete sequence:
- a CDS encoding pol polyprotein, giving the protein MVVFILYLGYIFRNYQETRKNTELQYLNSKKNEIMECAELLFMDKPDFIYQDYSIKKDEEIARVIYNSLLTKLKFPIKVKVDEREEAINLEELEFTPYWHSLNENLDLNGYVGKEKMICELLYFLGEKTKRLYRGLLCLNFNVFTIDKSELENGISSYMNIKMEKETSHEVKKVFKTGYYKEIIKKILDGEDIRFNIKPTTESSPIMEFSKEKGITPYDNIIDLENN; this is encoded by the coding sequence ATGGtcgtttttattttatatctaggatatatatttagaaattatcaagaaacaagaaaaaatactgaactacaatatttaaattcgaaaaaaaatgaaataatgGAATGTGCagaattattatttatggATAAACCTGATTTTATATACCAGGATtatagtataaaaaaagacgAAGAAATAGCAAGAGTGATTTATAATTCCCTTCTGACGAAGTTAAAATTTCCCATTAAGGTAAAGGTTGATGAAAGGGAGGAAGCAATTAACCTTGAAGAATTGGAATTTACACCATATTGGCATTCACTAAATGAAAATCTAGATCTAAATGGCTACGTTGGGAAAGAGAAAATGATTTGTGAGttactttattttctaggagaaaaaacaaaaagactTTATAGAGGTCTTTTAtgtttgaattttaatGTATTTACAATTGATAAGAGTGAATTAGAAAATGGGATTTCTTCTTacatgaatataaaaatggaaaaagaAACTAGCCATGaagtaaaaaaagtatttaaaacaggatattataaagaaatcattaaaaaaatactcgATGGAGAAGatattagatttaatattaagCCAACTACAGAATCTTCTCCTATAATGGAATTTAGTAAAGAAAAGGGGATAACGCCAtatgataatattattgatttagaaaataattaa
- a CDS encoding protein sel-1 like protein, giving the protein MKILLIFLNSIFSSSLEDVVLKEGNIVKGINMLENLQSDEDYLISYILKKYFMPENESSTLNENDKILDLLMTDKYMRLVYSSLVLSSDGMYASYFYICNLVVEICRKCYFRYLENGYDFIPKVYYKNKEENYKNLLIMARNRDPKSIKLYFEYLSNKKIDLKGQISLPEYLASKGQAKAFGYLGEAYFYGVGVKKSLDRSLNYFIKGKDLGTDYISYNGIGKILMSNEYKDFHGAKEHFDVIFDSNFNETNFRLYLLYKNHFKIETYASYYLSRSVSAGYLPAIFIDGRNYYKKKDYKSALIRLEPILEYDETVMDLQNKAYEKYKNRKYMSCLMYLLMTIEMGSESSLENAIYLLENCKITKDENIRDLLDIILFRLYLKHEKTSLSYINRIGDCYYYGKGVKQSYKTAFAYYLTSGSLNNTEGLISLYFAYTQGIGTKKDMMKGYKCIKKIQINDNNYILKLYIYIIFIIRFLLNSYIIGTVLTCYITYRIYDKLIFKQ; this is encoded by the coding sequence atgaaaatattattgatttttctaaattcaatattttcttccTCACTTGAGGATGTAGTCTTAAAAGAAGGGAATATCGTCAAAGGAATAAATATGTTAGAAAACCTTCAAAGTGATGAAGATTATCTTATTTCTTACATACtcaagaaatattttatgcCAGAGAATGAATCCTCCACTCTCAatgaaaatgataaaattctGGATTTGTTGATGACTGATAAATACATGAGACTTGTTTATTCTTCTCTTGTATTAAGTTCAGATGGGATGTATgcatcttatttttatatttgtaatttgGTAGTAGAAATTTGTAGAAAATGTTATTTTcgatatttagaaaatggATATGATTTCATACCAaaagtttattataaaaataaagaagagaattataaaaatcttcttattATGGCAAGAAATAGAGATCCTAAgagtataaaattatattttgaatatttgtCCAATAAGAAAATTGATCTTAAAGGCCAAATTTCTCTTCCTGAATATTTGGCTTCTAAGGGACAAGCCAAAGCCTTTGGCTACTTAGGAGAAGCGTATTTTTATGGAGTCGGAGTTAAGAAATCTTTAGATAGATCGCTTaactattttattaagGGCAAGGATCTAGGCACGGATTATATTTCTTACAATGGCATAgggaaaatattaatgtCCAATGAATACAAAGATTTTCATGGAGCTAAAGAGCATTTTGATGTTATTTTCGATAGTAATTTCAACGAGACAAATTTCCGACTATACTTATTGTATAAGAATCATTTTAAGATAGAGACTTATGCTTCTTATTATTTGTCTAGGTCTGTTTCCGCGGGCTATTTGCCCGCTATCTTTATAGACGGcagaaattattataagaaaaaagacTACAAGTCTGCACTCATTAGACTTGAGCCTATATTAGAATATGACGAGACTGTAATGGATCTACAAAATAAAGcgtatgaaaaatataaaaatagaaagtACATGTCTTGTCTCATGTATCTACTCATGACAATAGAAATGGGCTCTGAGTCAAGCTTGGAAAATGcgatatatttattagaaaattgtaaaataacGAAAGACGAGAATATTAGAGATTTATTAGATATAATATTGTTTAGATTGTATTTGAAACATGAGAAGACTTCTCTGTCATATATTAATCGTATAGGAGACTGTTACTATTATGGTAAGGGAGTAAAGCAGTCTTATAAGACCGCCTTCGCCTATTATTTGACCTCTGGTTCATTAAACAATACAGAAGGCTTAATTAGCTTATACTTCGCCTATACGCAGGGAATTGGCACTAAGAAAGATATGATGAAAGGatataaatgtataaaaaagatacaaattaatgataataattatatactGAAGTTGTATAtctatataatttttataataagatTTCTACTAAATAGTTATATTATTGGGACTGTGTTGACTTGTTACATAACCTACAGAATCTACGATAagcttatttttaaacaataa